A window of candidate division KSB1 bacterium genomic DNA:
AAATCCCGAACGTCAGCGAGGAGGCGACCAAGGACCTGGACGAAAACGGGGTGATCCGCATCGGCGCGGAAGTCAAAGCGGGCGACATCCTCGTCGGCAAAGTGACGCCGAAAGGCGAGACCGACCCGACGCCAGAAGAAAAGCTTCTGCGGGCCATCTTCGGCGAGAAGGCCGGCGATGTGAAAGATGCCTCCCTCCGCGCCCCGAGCGGACTCAAGGGCGTGGTGATCGACACCAAGCTCTTCAGCCGCAAGCGCAAGGACGCCAAGACCAAGAAGCAAGACAAGCAGAAGTTCGACGAGATCGAGCAGTGGTACCAGAATGAGCTGGCCAACGCCCAGGCCCTGCGCCTGGAGAAGATGACCACGGTGCTCGAGGGCAAGCGCTCGGCGGGGATCCGGGACGGCATCACCGGCAAGACGGTGATCAAGGCCGGTACCATCCTGCGTCCGGAGCACATCGCCCGCATCGACTTCGATACGTACGACTTCAGCCAGGATCTGGTGGACGATCCGGAGGCCAACGAGCTGGCGCGCAAGATCCAGCAACGCTATCTCAAGAAGCTGGAGTCGCTGAAAGAAGAGTATGACAACCGACGGCTCCGGGTGACCATAGGGGACGAGCTTCCTCCCGGCATCGTGCAGATGGCCAAGGTCTACGTCGCCAAGCGTCGGAAGATCATGGTGGGCGACAAGATGGCCGGAAGGCACGGGAACAAGGGTGTGGTTTCGGTCATCGTCCCCGAAGAGGACATGCCCTTCCTGGAGGACGGCACTCCGGTGGACATCGTGTTGAATCCCCTGGGCGTTCCCTCGCGGATGAACGTCGGCCAGATCCTGGAGACGATTCTGGGGCGGGCCGCCAAGGTGCTGGGGATCCGCTACGCCTCCCCGGTTTTCGACGGCGCTACGGAGGAAGATATCCGCGAGGAGCTCAAGAAGGCCGGTCTGCCTCTGGACGGCAAGTCCATCCTGTACGACGGCCGCACCGGCGAGCCGTTCGATATGCCTGTGACCGTCGGTTACATCTACATGATGAAGCTGTCCCACCTTGTGGAGGACAAGATCCACGCCCGCTCCATCGGTCCCTACTCACTGATCACACAGCAGCCGCTGGGTGGCAAGGCGCAGTTTGGTGGTCAGCGGTTCGGGGAGATGGAGGTATGGGCCCTTGAAGCTTACGGAGCGGCGCACACCCTGCAGGAGATCCTGACCGTGAAGTCGGACGACGTGCGCGGTCGGGCCCGGGTGTACGAGGCCATCGTGAAGGGGGAAAACCTGCCGGAACCTGGTCTACCCGAGTCCTTCAACGTGTTGGTCAAGGAGCTGCAGGGATTGGCGCTGGACGTCGAGCTGGTCGACCAATCCCTCGGCCGCAAGAAGGCGAAGGACTGATGGCGTGGCGCTGTAGAGGGTAGAGGCGAGGTTCGGGGTATTCGGAAAGAGATCCTCACTGGAGGTGAGATTTTGGCACTGGCAGTGAAGCAAGAGGGCCTTCGTCCACGGCAGATTCGGGCGATCACCATCGGTCTGGCTTCGCCCGACAAGATCCTGGAGTGGTCCCACGGCGAGGTGACCAAGCCGGAGACGATCAACTACCGCTCCTTCAAGCCGGAAAAGGACGGACTGTTCTGCGAGAAGATTTTCGGGCCAGTGCGCGACTTCGAGTGCCACTGCGGTAAGTACAAGCGGGCCCGTTACCGGGGCATCGTGTGCGACCGCTGTGGCGTGGAAGTGACCACTAAGGCGGTACGGCGGGAGCGGATGGGTCACATCACCCTTGCCGTGCCCGTGGTGCACATCTGGTACTGGAAGTCCATCCCCTCGAAGATCGGCAACGTCCTTGGGATGAGCACCAAGGACCTTGAACGGATCATTTACTACGAGTCCTACGTGGTGATCGAGCCCGGGGAATCGGGTCTTCGCCCCAAGGAGCTGATCAGCGAAGAGGAATACCACGAGATCCTGGCTCAATTCCCCGGTATCGACAAAGCTCCGGAGGATAGCGGCAAGCGCTTTGTGGCCAAGATGGGCGGCGAGGCCATCTTGGAGCTGCTGAAGCGCGTGGACATCGAGATGCTCTCGCGCCAGCTCCGGGCCGAGCTGCACACGCAGGTCTCCCAGCAGCGCAAGGCGGAGATCCTGAAGCGCCTTAAGGTCATCGAGGCCTTCCGTCGCAGTGAGCGGGGTAAGCCCAATCGGCCGGAGTGGATGGTCCTGACGGTGATCCCGGTGATCCCGCCGGAGCTGCGCCCCCTCGTGCCTCTGGAGGGTGGCCGCTTTGCCACGTCCGACCTGAACGACCTGTACCGGCGGGTGATCATCCGGAATAACCGTCTGAAGAAGCTCATCGAGATCAAGGCTCCGGAAGTCATCCTGCGCAACGAGAAGCGGATGCTTCAGGAGGCGGTGGACTCCCTCTTCGACAACGGGCGGAAGGTCTCGGCCGTGCGCGGCGACGGCAATCGACCCCTCAAGTCCCTCTCCGACATGCTGCGCGGCAAGCAAGGGCGCTTCCGCCAGAACCTCCTGGGCAAGCGCATCGACTACTCCGGGCGTTCCGTGATCGTGGTGGGTCCGGAGCTGAAGCTCCACCAGTGCGGTCTACCGAAGGAGATGGCTCTGGAGCTCTTCAAGCCCTTTGTCATCCGCAAGGTGATCGAGCGCGGGCTGGTGAAGACGGTGAAGAGCGCCAAGAAGCTGGTGGAGCGGGCGACGCCCGAGATCTGGGAGATCCTGGAGGAGGTGGTGGAGGATCATCCCGTCCTCCTCAACCGAGCTCCTACGCTCCATCGCTTGGGGATCCAGGCCTTCCAGCCCATCCTGATCGATGGGAAAGCGATCCAGATCCATCCGCTGGTTTGCGCCGCGTTCAACGCCGACTTCGACGGCGACCAGATGGCCGTGCACGTTCCCCTCAGCCAGTACGCCCAGGTGGAGACCTGGCTCTTGATGCTGTCGAGCCACAACATCCTCTCTCCTGCGCACGGTGGGCCCTTGGCCATTCCGAGCCAGGACATGGTCCTGGGCCTTTACTACCTGACGAAAGCGCGCAGTGGAGAGCGGGGCGAGGGCAAGATCTTTTCGTCGCCGGAAGAGGTGCTCATCGCCTACGATCAGGGCAAGCTGGGTCTGCACGCGCGGATCAAGGTGCGGATCAACGGCGAGCTGGTGGAGACCACGACGGGACGTGTGATCTTTAACCAGATTGTGCCGCCGGAGTTGGGATTCGTCAATCAGCTGCTGAACAAGCGGCGCATCGGGCAGATTGTGTCCAAGGCGTTCAAGACCATCGGGAATTACCGTACGGTGCAGTTCCTGGACCAGCTCAAGGATCTGGGCTTCTACTACGCCACCAAGTCCGGCGCGACCTTCGGGATCGACGACATGGTGATCCCGCAGGAGAAGCCGAAGCTCCTCGAGGAGGCGTACGCGAAGGTGGCCGAGATCCAGAAGCGTTACAAGGAAGGCCACATCACCGACAGCGAGCGCTACAATCAGGTGATCGACGTCTGGACCCAGACCACTCAGGAAGTAGGCGATCGCATGTTGGAGGCCCTGCGCAAGGACCGCGAGGGCTTCAACCCGGTCTTCATGATGGCCGACTCGGGCGCGCGAGGCTCCAAGGATCAGATCCGCCAGCTGGGTGGGATGCGCGGGCTGATGGCGAAGCCGCAGAAGAAGATGACCGGCGGGCTGGGCGAGATTATCGAGGACCCGATCACCGCCAACTTCCGCGAGGGGTTGTCCGTACTGGAGTACTTCATTTCCACGCACGGTGCGCGTAAGGGTCTGGCTGACACGGCCTTGAAGACCGCCGACGCTGGCTATCTCACACGCCGCCTGGTGGACGTGGCGCAGGACGTGGTGGTGACCATGAAGGACTGCGGCACGATCATGGGCGTGCGGATGTACGCCCTCAAAGAGGGCGAGCAGGTCATCGAGCCCCTGGCAGACCGCGTCCTGGGGCGAGTGGCGGCCGAGGACGTGTTCGACCCCGTGACCAATGAGATCCTGGTCCATGCCGGCGAGCTCATCGACGAGGCCAAGGCGGAGAAGATCCGGGAGTCGGGAGTCGACTCGGTCTACATTCGCTCGGTGCTCACCTGCGAGGCGCCGCACGGCGTGTGCGCCCTGTGTTACGGCCGCAATCTGGCTACGCAGCGCCTTGTTGAGGTCGGCGAGGCGGTGGGCGTGATGGCGGCTCAGTCCATCGGCGAGCCGGGTACACAGCTCACACTGCGCACGTTCCACATCGGTGGGACGGCGGCGCGCATCGCGGCGGAATCGGAGGTGCGGGCCCGTCTGGCGGGCCGCATCCAGTTCGAAGGCCTGCGCTACGTGGAGCGGGACAACGTCCTCATCGCCATTAACCGAAACGGGAAGCTGAATATACTGGACGAGACCGACCGGATCCTGACGTCCTATTCCATTCCGCACGCCTCGCACCTGGTGGTGCGCGAGGGCGACCACGTCGAGAAGGAGCAGCTGCTGTTCCGCTGGGACCCGTACTCGGAGAGCATCTTGGCCCTGGCGGAGGGCAGGGTGGAGTTCCTCGACCTGATCGAGAAGGTCACCTACCAGGACGAGGTCGACGAGGCGACGGGACGGCGCCAGCGCGTGGTGATCGAGTCCCGCGACAAGAGCCTGACCCCGGCGGTGGTTGTGGTCAACGAGGAGACAGGCGAGTCGCGGCAACACATGATGCCGGTGGGCGCCATGCTGATGGTGCATCCCGGCGACTATGTGCGGCCTGGAGACCTCCTGGCCAAGATCCCGAAGCAGATCGCCAAGACGCGGGACATCACGGGCGGTCTGCCGCGGGTGGCGGAGCTCTTTGAGGCGCGTCGGCCTCGTGATCCGGCCATCGTCAGCGAGATCGACGGCTACGTCAAGTTCGGGGAGGTGCGGCGCGGCATCCGCAAGGTCACCGTCACCTCGCCGGACGGACACGAGACGAAGACCTACCTGATCCCGTACGGGAAGCACATTCTCGTGTACGACGGCGACTTTGTGCAGGCCGGCGAGAAGATCACCGAGGGTGCCATCGCCCCCCAGGACATCCTGGCTATTAAGGGGCCGAACGCGGTGCAGGAATACCTGGTGAACCAGATCCAGGAAGTGTACCGCTTGCAGGGTGTGCGCATCAACGACAAGCACATTGAGGTGATCACCCGGCAGATGTTCCAGAAGGTCCGCGTGGAGGACCCCGGCGACACCGATTATCTGGAAGGCGATCAGGTCGATCGACGGAGCTTCCTCTTGGAGAACGAGCGTATCCGGAACATGGTCGTGATCGTCGATCCGGGCGATTCGCCCTTCCACGTGGACGAGATGGTCCCCATCGAGGAGTTCGAGAAGATCAACGCAAGGCTTCGCGAGAGCGGCCGGCAGCCGGCGGAAGCCCGTCCGACACGGCCCGCCACCTTCCAGCCCGTGCTGCTGGGGATCACGAAGGCGTCGCTGACCACCGACAGCTTCATCTCGGCGGCCTCCTTCCAGGAGACCACCCGGGTGCTGGCCGACGCCGCGGTGCGAGGCAAGGTAGACTACCTGCGCGGCCTCAAAGAGAACGTGGTCATGGGGAATCTGATCCCCGCGGGTACCGGGCTCCGGAAGTACGATAATCTCCTGGTCAGTGGGCCCGTGAGCCTGGAAGAGGAGCGCGAAGGCAAGCCCGTCGTGGAAGAAAAGGAGCTGGCTGCCGCCTCCACGCAAAGCTGAACCAAATGGGGTGGACAGGCGGAAGAGGCCCTGCAGGGTGGA
This region includes:
- the rpoC gene encoding DNA-directed RNA polymerase subunit beta', which codes for MAVKQEGLRPRQIRAITIGLASPDKILEWSHGEVTKPETINYRSFKPEKDGLFCEKIFGPVRDFECHCGKYKRARYRGIVCDRCGVEVTTKAVRRERMGHITLAVPVVHIWYWKSIPSKIGNVLGMSTKDLERIIYYESYVVIEPGESGLRPKELISEEEYHEILAQFPGIDKAPEDSGKRFVAKMGGEAILELLKRVDIEMLSRQLRAELHTQVSQQRKAEILKRLKVIEAFRRSERGKPNRPEWMVLTVIPVIPPELRPLVPLEGGRFATSDLNDLYRRVIIRNNRLKKLIEIKAPEVILRNEKRMLQEAVDSLFDNGRKVSAVRGDGNRPLKSLSDMLRGKQGRFRQNLLGKRIDYSGRSVIVVGPELKLHQCGLPKEMALELFKPFVIRKVIERGLVKTVKSAKKLVERATPEIWEILEEVVEDHPVLLNRAPTLHRLGIQAFQPILIDGKAIQIHPLVCAAFNADFDGDQMAVHVPLSQYAQVETWLLMLSSHNILSPAHGGPLAIPSQDMVLGLYYLTKARSGERGEGKIFSSPEEVLIAYDQGKLGLHARIKVRINGELVETTTGRVIFNQIVPPELGFVNQLLNKRRIGQIVSKAFKTIGNYRTVQFLDQLKDLGFYYATKSGATFGIDDMVIPQEKPKLLEEAYAKVAEIQKRYKEGHITDSERYNQVIDVWTQTTQEVGDRMLEALRKDREGFNPVFMMADSGARGSKDQIRQLGGMRGLMAKPQKKMTGGLGEIIEDPITANFREGLSVLEYFISTHGARKGLADTALKTADAGYLTRRLVDVAQDVVVTMKDCGTIMGVRMYALKEGEQVIEPLADRVLGRVAAEDVFDPVTNEILVHAGELIDEAKAEKIRESGVDSVYIRSVLTCEAPHGVCALCYGRNLATQRLVEVGEAVGVMAAQSIGEPGTQLTLRTFHIGGTAARIAAESEVRARLAGRIQFEGLRYVERDNVLIAINRNGKLNILDETDRILTSYSIPHASHLVVREGDHVEKEQLLFRWDPYSESILALAEGRVEFLDLIEKVTYQDEVDEATGRRQRVVIESRDKSLTPAVVVVNEETGESRQHMMPVGAMLMVHPGDYVRPGDLLAKIPKQIAKTRDITGGLPRVAELFEARRPRDPAIVSEIDGYVKFGEVRRGIRKVTVTSPDGHETKTYLIPYGKHILVYDGDFVQAGEKITEGAIAPQDILAIKGPNAVQEYLVNQIQEVYRLQGVRINDKHIEVITRQMFQKVRVEDPGDTDYLEGDQVDRRSFLLENERIRNMVVIVDPGDSPFHVDEMVPIEEFEKINARLRESGRQPAEARPTRPATFQPVLLGITKASLTTDSFISAASFQETTRVLADAAVRGKVDYLRGLKENVVMGNLIPAGTGLRKYDNLLVSGPVSLEEEREGKPVVEEKELAAASTQS